In Methanobrevibacter sp. TMH8, one genomic interval encodes:
- a CDS encoding thiolase domain-containing protein — protein MRDVAIIGVSQTKFGELWDSSFRQLIAEAGLGAIEDSNIAGNDLDAMFVGNMTAGLFIQQEHIAALIADHTGLNPVSSTRVEAACASGGLALRQGVMAVASGYHDIVISAGVEKMTDVVDATPAIATASDQEWEAQQGVTFPSLYAMMARRHMYEYGTTREQLAEFSVINHRNATKNPRAQYPFEITVDKVLNSTVVADPLTLLDCSPVTDGAAAVVLCPAEDARKYTDTPIYVKASTQASDTITLHDRKDITTIESTKVAAKKAYEMAGVTTKDIDAVEVHDCFSINGILAIEDLGFVEKGQGGPAVEEGITHIGGEIPVNPSGGLKARGHPLGATGIAQAAEIVWQLRGEADKRQVDGAEIGMTHNIGGTGGTAAVHILSR, from the coding sequence ATGAGAGATGTTGCGATTATAGGTGTTTCACAAACTAAATTTGGAGAATTGTGGGACTCATCATTTAGACAATTAATAGCTGAAGCAGGACTTGGGGCTATTGAAGATTCAAACATAGCAGGAAATGATTTAGATGCAATGTTTGTTGGAAACATGACTGCAGGTTTATTTATCCAACAAGAACATATTGCAGCTCTTATAGCTGATCATACTGGATTAAATCCTGTTTCTTCTACAAGAGTTGAAGCAGCTTGTGCTTCTGGAGGTCTTGCTCTTAGACAAGGTGTTATGGCTGTTGCTTCTGGTTATCATGATATAGTAATTTCTGCAGGTGTAGAAAAGATGACTGATGTTGTGGATGCAACACCTGCTATAGCTACTGCATCTGACCAAGAATGGGAAGCTCAACAAGGGGTAACTTTCCCATCACTTTATGCAATGATGGCTAGACGTCATATGTATGAATATGGAACTACTCGTGAACAATTAGCTGAGTTTTCTGTTATTAATCATAGAAATGCTACTAAAAACCCAAGAGCTCAATATCCTTTTGAAATTACTGTTGATAAGGTTTTAAACTCTACAGTAGTTGCTGACCCATTAACATTACTTGATTGTTCTCCAGTTACTGATGGAGCAGCTGCAGTTGTTTTATGTCCTGCTGAAGATGCAAGAAAGTATACTGACACTCCAATTTATGTTAAAGCTTCTACTCAAGCTTCTGATACAATAACTTTACATGATAGAAAAGATATTACTACGATTGAATCTACTAAAGTAGCTGCTAAAAAAGCTTATGAAATGGCTGGTGTTACAACTAAAGATATTGATGCAGTTGAAGTACATGATTGTTTCTCAATCAATGGTATTTTAGCTATTGAAGATCTTGGATTTGTTGAAAAAGGTCAAGGTGGCCCAGCTGTTGAGGAAGGTATTACTCATATTGGTGGAGAAATTCCAGTTAATCCATCTGGTGGATTAAAAGCTAGAGGTCATCCTCTTGGAGCTACAGGAATAGCTCAAGCAGCAGAAATCGTTTGGCAATTAAGAGGAGAAGCAGACAAACGCCAAGTAGATGGGGCTGAAATTGGTATGACTCACAATATTGGTGGTACTGGTGGAACAGCTGCTGTACATATTTTATCTAGGTAA
- a CDS encoding ribose-phosphate diphosphokinase: MIIGGSASQKLAANVAEELEDCLCSIETKKFPDGERYIRIKGKIDKEAVIVQSTGYPQDENLIELLFLIQNLKDLGCEKIKVVIPYFGYGRQEKRFKEGEAISAKIVANLIEKSGADEILSINLHEDSVREFFTIPTKNISAMGAIAEYIDNITEEPIIIAPDKGALSFAEEIAKILDCRCTYMNKVRLGPDKVETKIADIRCDFDPDDPELKDLKKNEEKKVDIQSVEGKEAVIIDDIIATGGTIVNAIGILKEHGAKSVNVCCVHPLLVNDAILKIYAAGAKSIAGTNSLKSEVSCISIAKVIADALK, from the coding sequence TTGATAATTGGTGGTTCAGCTTCCCAAAAATTAGCAGCTAATGTTGCAGAAGAACTTGAAGATTGTTTATGTTCAATCGAAACTAAAAAATTTCCTGATGGAGAAAGATATATTCGAATCAAAGGGAAAATTGATAAAGAAGCAGTGATTGTTCAATCAACAGGCTATCCTCAAGACGAAAATCTAATTGAATTACTCTTTCTAATTCAAAATTTAAAAGACCTTGGCTGTGAAAAAATAAAAGTTGTTATTCCTTATTTTGGATATGGAAGACAAGAAAAAAGATTTAAAGAAGGAGAAGCTATTTCCGCAAAAATTGTAGCTAATTTAATTGAAAAATCTGGAGCAGATGAAATATTATCAATAAATCTTCATGAAGATAGTGTAAGAGAGTTTTTCACCATTCCAACTAAAAATATTTCAGCTATGGGAGCAATTGCTGAATATATTGATAACATAACTGAAGAGCCAATTATTATAGCTCCTGATAAAGGAGCCCTTAGTTTTGCAGAAGAAATAGCTAAAATATTAGATTGTAGATGTACTTATATGAATAAAGTCCGTCTTGGACCAGATAAAGTTGAAACAAAAATAGCAGACATAAGATGTGATTTTGATCCTGATGATCCTGAATTAAAAGATTTAAAAAAGAATGAAGAAAAAAAAGTAGACATTCAGTCTGTAGAAGGCAAAGAAGCAGTTATAATCGATGATATTATAGCTACAGGAGGAACCATAGTAAACGCTATTGGAATCCTCAAAGAACACGGAGCTAAATCAGTTAATGTTTGTTGTGTTCATCCACTTCTTGTCAATGATGCAATACTAAAAATATACGCTGCTGGAGCTAAATCAATAGCTGGAACCAATTCATTGAAATCTGAAGTTAGTTGTATATCAATAGCTAAAGTAATTGCAGATGCTTTAAAATAA
- the hypA gene encoding hydrogenase maturation nickel metallochaperone HypA translates to MHELSMADGILKAVIANAEQSDATEVIEVTVEIGKLALLNPEQVKFMLGVLSEDTIANGAKFTMEEIPIEIECKECDYIGIANGDDLDHYSPIVECPKCESKLVNVTNGKDCIVKNIVIEKPDD, encoded by the coding sequence ATGCACGAATTATCAATGGCTGATGGTATTTTAAAAGCTGTTATTGCAAATGCTGAACAAAGTGACGCTACTGAAGTTATAGAAGTTACAGTTGAAATTGGAAAATTAGCTCTTCTTAACCCTGAGCAGGTAAAATTCATGCTTGGTGTTCTTAGTGAGGATACTATAGCTAATGGTGCTAAATTTACTATGGAAGAAATTCCTATTGAAATTGAATGTAAAGAATGTGATTATATAGGAATAGCTAATGGAGATGATCTTGATCATTATTCTCCTATTGTGGAATGTCCTAAATGTGAAAGTAAACTTGTTAATGTTACTAATGGTAAAGATTGTATTGTAAAAAATATAGTTATCGAAAAACCAGATGATTAA
- the cobQ gene encoding cobyric acid synthase CobQ, whose product MAKCIMVQGTSSNAGKSVMVAALCRIYSRRGYKVAPFKSQNMSLNSYTTKENGEIAIAQVLQAEAADIEPSIHMNPILLKPKGNFTSQVIIQGKAIADMNFYQYQHDFRDKALAAIKESLAILDSQYDIIIIEGAGSPAEINMRKEDLANMEIAHMSDADVFLVADIDKGGVFASIAGTFSLLDDYDRSRLKAVIINKFSGNLDILMPGIEKIEKIIDAPVLGVLPYDHDLQLPEEDSASLFEHKFNPNKEITIGVIRFPKIANFTDIDPFEFEEDVGLKLIDINESIADEKGNTSLDAIILPGTRNTTEDMIAIEKSGLADQIRKIAKNNPQIPIVGLCGGYQILGNRIFDENNRESQNGSVDGLGLLDIETHFKHNSSEEKIVEQSEGIILDKSSEENSSNSSDIFSSITGEIITGYEIHEGTTTLFNEEPLLKIEKGIGNKKEKNKEGLFDGSKRENIFGTYFHGIFHNYNFRRALLNYIRENKGIEPKFGEDPYETKKDYSIDKLAEIVEKNLDMDFIDNLINK is encoded by the coding sequence ATGGCGAAATGTATAATGGTTCAAGGAACTTCATCAAATGCAGGAAAAAGTGTTATGGTAGCAGCACTTTGTAGGATTTATTCACGAAGAGGATATAAAGTAGCACCATTTAAATCACAAAATATGTCACTAAACTCATATACCACAAAAGAAAATGGAGAAATAGCTATTGCACAAGTTCTTCAAGCTGAAGCAGCTGATATTGAACCAAGTATTCACATGAATCCTATACTCCTTAAACCAAAGGGCAACTTTACATCACAAGTAATAATTCAAGGAAAAGCAATAGCTGATATGAATTTTTATCAATATCAACATGATTTTAGAGATAAAGCTTTAGCTGCAATAAAAGAGTCATTAGCTATATTAGACTCGCAATATGATATAATAATTATTGAAGGAGCTGGATCTCCTGCTGAGATTAATATGAGAAAAGAAGATTTAGCTAATATGGAAATAGCTCATATGTCAGATGCCGATGTTTTTCTTGTAGCAGATATTGATAAAGGAGGTGTTTTTGCTTCAATAGCTGGAACATTCTCTCTTTTAGATGATTATGACAGGTCTCGACTTAAAGCAGTGATTATTAATAAATTTAGTGGAAATCTCGATATACTTATGCCAGGAATAGAAAAAATAGAAAAAATAATAGATGCACCAGTTCTTGGTGTTTTACCTTATGATCATGATCTTCAATTACCAGAAGAAGATTCTGCATCATTATTTGAACATAAATTCAATCCAAACAAAGAAATAACAATTGGAGTTATTCGTTTCCCAAAAATAGCTAACTTCACAGATATTGATCCATTTGAATTTGAAGAAGATGTTGGTTTAAAACTTATTGATATTAATGAAAGTATAGCTGATGAAAAAGGTAATACTAGTCTAGATGCAATTATATTGCCAGGAACAAGAAATACAACTGAAGATATGATAGCTATAGAAAAATCAGGATTAGCTGATCAAATAAGAAAAATAGCTAAAAACAATCCCCAAATTCCAATTGTAGGTTTATGTGGAGGATATCAAATTCTTGGAAATAGAATATTTGATGAAAATAATAGAGAATCACAGAATGGTTCTGTAGATGGACTTGGACTTTTAGATATAGAGACTCACTTCAAACATAACTCATCAGAAGAGAAAATTGTTGAACAAAGTGAAGGAATAATATTAGATAAATCAAGTGAAGAAAATAGTTCAAATTCCTCTGATATCTTTTCATCAATTACAGGCGAAATAATTACAGGATATGAAATTCATGAAGGAACAACAACACTATTTAATGAAGAACCATTACTAAAAATAGAAAAAGGCATAGGAAACAAAAAAGAAAAAAATAAAGAAGGATTATTTGATGGATCAAAAAGAGAAAATATATTTGGCACCTATTTCCATGGAATATTCCATAACTATAATTTTAGAAGAGCCTTATTAAATTATATTCGAGAAAACAAAGGAATAGAACCAAAATTTGGTGAAGATCCTTATGAAACAAAAAAAGATTATTCAATAGATAAGTTAGCTGAAATAGTTGAAAAAAACTTAGATATGGATTTTATTGATAATTTAATAAATAAATAA
- a CDS encoding hydroxymethylglutaryl-CoA synthase yields MAGIIGYGAFVPSYRIKVEEIAKVWGDNPKAISNGLVVTEKSVPAPDEDTATISVEAARNALARAQIDPQKIGAVYVGSESHPYAVKPTATIVAEAVMATPAMTAADLEFACKAGTAGMQAAIGLVDSNKIEYGLAIGADTSQGAPGDALEYTASAGGAAYIIGKEGTKNGSIADFGELFSFTTDTPDFYRREGQPYPSHGGRFTGEPAYFKHVEGAAKGIFEKTGTTASDYDYAVFHQPNGKFYLKVGKKLGFTNDQIKDGLLTPVIGNTYSGATPIGLASILDKAQAGDKILAISYGSGSGSDAFTINVTENIDEKRELAPKLEKMIENKSYVDYAVYAKYKGKLRM; encoded by the coding sequence ATGGCGGGAATTATAGGATATGGAGCCTTTGTGCCATCATATAGGATAAAAGTCGAAGAAATAGCTAAGGTGTGGGGAGATAATCCAAAAGCAATATCAAATGGGCTTGTGGTAACTGAAAAATCTGTTCCTGCTCCTGATGAAGACACAGCTACAATTTCTGTTGAAGCTGCAAGAAATGCGTTAGCTAGGGCACAAATTGATCCTCAAAAAATTGGAGCGGTTTATGTTGGTTCTGAATCTCATCCTTATGCAGTTAAACCAACAGCAACTATTGTAGCTGAAGCTGTAATGGCAACACCTGCTATGACTGCGGCAGATCTTGAATTTGCTTGTAAAGCAGGTACTGCAGGTATGCAAGCAGCTATTGGTTTAGTTGACTCAAACAAAATTGAATATGGTTTAGCTATTGGTGCTGATACTTCTCAAGGTGCTCCTGGAGATGCTCTTGAATATACTGCATCAGCTGGTGGAGCAGCTTATATCATTGGAAAAGAAGGAACAAAAAATGGTTCAATAGCTGATTTTGGTGAACTTTTTAGTTTTACTACTGATACTCCAGATTTTTATAGGAGAGAAGGTCAACCTTATCCATCTCATGGTGGAAGGTTCACTGGTGAACCTGCATATTTTAAACATGTAGAAGGCGCAGCAAAAGGTATATTTGAGAAAACTGGAACTACAGCTAGTGATTATGATTATGCAGTTTTCCATCAACCTAATGGTAAATTTTACTTAAAAGTTGGTAAAAAACTTGGATTTACTAATGATCAGATTAAAGATGGTCTTTTAACTCCTGTTATTGGAAATACTTATTCTGGAGCTACACCTATTGGTCTTGCTTCTATTTTGGATAAAGCTCAAGCTGGAGATAAAATATTGGCTATTTCATATGGTTCAGGTTCTGGTAGTGATGCATTTACTATTAATGTTACTGAAAATATTGATGAAAAGAGAGAATTAGCTCCTAAACTTGAAAAAATGATTGAAAATAAATCTTACGTTGATTATGCAGTTTATGCTAAGTATAAAGGTAAATTAAGAATGTAA
- a CDS encoding DUF354 domain-containing protein, whose amino-acid sequence MIIMKIWIDITNAPHVRFFKDIIKYFQDEGEDLIITARQFGDIHKLMDMYGFDFISVGKHGVKLHEKLKESTARVNDLVDIVAHEKVDVALSKHSIELPRISFGLGIPSIYVLDNEHAEAANKLTLPLCDRLIAPRIIDMWKLIGYGADPNKLIRYNGTSEIIHFKSFNYNEDIFDDMNLNLTSSKTILMRPEPSLASYLDADCRVSVLSPIVDVLKEYANILILPRFKEQADIFEGIENVTILKPPVDTSSIIKKCDLVIGAGGTMNREAAVLHTPVISCYPGVPLSVDQYYINRDLMFRSNDTDEIINKALSFLVNHKNHNEIQHDDLFQLIIDNVYDLAKNGK is encoded by the coding sequence GTGATTATTATGAAAATATGGATAGATATAACTAATGCTCCACATGTTAGATTTTTTAAAGATATAATCAAATACTTTCAAGATGAAGGTGAAGATCTAATAATCACTGCTAGACAATTTGGAGATATTCATAAACTAATGGATATGTATGGTTTTGACTTTATTTCTGTTGGAAAGCATGGAGTAAAGCTACATGAAAAGCTAAAAGAAAGTACTGCTAGAGTCAATGATCTTGTTGATATAGTTGCTCATGAAAAAGTTGATGTTGCTCTTTCTAAACATTCAATTGAATTGCCTCGTATTTCTTTTGGTCTTGGAATCCCTAGTATCTATGTTTTAGATAATGAACATGCTGAAGCAGCTAATAAACTCACTCTCCCTTTATGTGATCGTCTTATAGCTCCAAGAATAATAGATATGTGGAAATTAATTGGTTATGGGGCAGATCCTAATAAACTTATTAGATATAACGGAACTTCTGAAATTATCCATTTTAAGAGTTTTAATTATAATGAAGATATTTTTGATGATATGAATTTGAATCTAACTTCTTCAAAAACAATTTTAATGAGGCCTGAACCATCTCTTGCTTCTTATCTTGATGCTGATTGTAGGGTTTCAGTTCTTTCACCAATAGTTGATGTTTTAAAAGAATATGCAAATATTCTTATACTTCCTAGATTTAAAGAACAAGCAGATATATTTGAAGGTATAGAAAATGTTACAATTCTTAAACCTCCTGTAGATACTTCAAGCATAATTAAAAAGTGCGATCTTGTTATTGGTGCTGGGGGAACTATGAATAGGGAAGCTGCTGTTTTACACACTCCTGTTATATCTTGTTATCCTGGAGTTCCTTTATCTGTTGATCAATATTATATTAATCGAGATTTAATGTTTAGATCTAATGATACTGATGAAATTATAAATAAAGCTTTAAGTTTTCTAGTAAATCATAAAAATCATAATGAAATTCAACATGATGATTTATTTCAATTAATTATTGATAATGTTTATGATTTGGCTAAAAATGGAAAATAA
- a CDS encoding anion permease, translating into VMSNVALAAILVPLSVTLAHAQGLPIGTFAVPVAIACSLSYVLPTAGPTVAMAYGTGFVKIKEIFKAGFPLVIIGAILSIIIIFTIGKPFLGA; encoded by the coding sequence AAGTAATGTCTAATGTGGCTCTTGCAGCTATTTTGGTTCCATTGTCTGTGACATTGGCTCATGCTCAGGGTCTTCCAATTGGAACTTTCGCAGTTCCTGTAGCTATTGCTTGTTCATTATCCTATGTATTACCAACAGCTGGTCCAACTGTAGCTATGGCTTATGGAACGGGCTTTGTTAAAATAAAAGAAATATTTAAGGCTGGTTTCCCACTAGTTATAATAGGTGCAATTTTATCTATTATAATTATTTTCACAATAGGGAAACCATTTTTAGGGGCTTAA
- a CDS encoding nitroreductase family protein: MEIINKRRSIRKYREDEIEDEKIDKMIRAAMQAPGSRMGQEPWEFIVVKNKDTIKELSKMDHNSKMLEGATLAIVLIANMDNSHFKKVWQQDMAAAATMLLLEASYLDLGAVWVNVAPHEHRMKFISEFFNLGENLKPFNMISIGYPQEGQENKFVDKYHEERVHYEKY; the protein is encoded by the coding sequence ATGGAAATAATAAATAAAAGAAGAAGTATTCGAAAGTATCGTGAAGATGAAATTGAAGATGAAAAAATAGACAAAATGATAAGGGCTGCAATGCAAGCACCAGGTTCTAGAATGGGACAAGAACCATGGGAGTTTATTGTTGTTAAAAATAAAGACACAATAAAAGAATTGAGTAAAATGGACCATAATTCAAAAATGTTGGAAGGTGCAACACTAGCTATTGTTCTTATAGCAAATATGGATAACTCACATTTTAAGAAAGTTTGGCAGCAAGACATGGCTGCTGCAGCAACAATGTTACTTCTTGAAGCTAGCTACTTAGATTTAGGTGCTGTTTGGGTTAATGTTGCTCCACATGAACATAGGATGAAATTTATAAGTGAATTCTTCAACCTTGGTGAAAATTTAAAACCATTTAATATGATTAGTATTGGATATCCACAAGAAGGTCAGGAAAATAAATTTGTAGATAAATATCATGAAGAAAGAGTCCATTATGAGAAATATTGA
- the hypB gene encoding hydrogenase nickel incorporation protein HypB produces the protein MHKVAEIEVQHNIMKANKKLADKNQKIFDDNNVFCVDFVGAIGSGKTSLIEDLIDNMNGSIGVIAGDVISKFDAGRFERHNVPVVGLNTGKECHLDAHLVEHVLDDMPMDKIDYLFIENVGNLICPVDFDLGSHMRIVVISVSEGDDTVEKHPLIFQGADLVIINKVDIADAVGANSDKMVQDVHDINPNVKVIKSSLKEGQGLEEIILAIEEFKNT, from the coding sequence ATGCATAAAGTAGCTGAAATTGAAGTTCAACATAATATAATGAAAGCTAATAAGAAGTTAGCTGATAAAAACCAAAAAATTTTTGATGATAATAATGTTTTTTGTGTTGATTTTGTAGGAGCTATTGGTTCTGGAAAAACATCTCTTATTGAAGATCTTATTGACAATATGAATGGTTCAATCGGTGTTATAGCTGGTGATGTAATAAGTAAATTTGATGCTGGCCGATTTGAACGTCATAATGTTCCAGTTGTAGGTCTTAATACTGGAAAAGAATGTCATCTTGATGCTCATCTTGTTGAACATGTTCTTGATGATATGCCTATGGATAAAATTGATTACTTATTCATTGAAAATGTAGGGAATCTTATTTGTCCTGTTGACTTTGATTTAGGTTCTCATATGAGAATAGTGGTAATTAGTGTTAGTGAAGGGGATGATACTGTAGAGAAACATCCTTTAATATTCCAAGGTGCAGATCTTGTTATTATTAATAAAGTGGACATAGCTGATGCTGTTGGAGCAAATAGTGACAAAATGGTCCAAGACGTTCATGATATTAACCCTAATGTTAAAGTTATTAAAAGTAGTCTTAAAGAAGGTCAAGGTTTAGAAGAAATCATTTTAGCTATTGAAGAATTTAAAAATACCTAG
- the lonB gene encoding ATP-dependent protease LonB, giving the protein MLDYDNIGSTKDIDVPPLLIDQVIGHEDSVETIKKAAKQRRNVLLIGDPGVGKSMIAKGMAELLPPEVLQDVLVYPNAEDSNNPLIRTVPSGEGKKIVMANKNTTKGYEEKKLLVTMILIAGVLALGFMYRSQLIFAILAAVFIFFISMQIKPKNMTMAPKLLVNNAEKRFSPFEDATGAHAGALLGDVRHDPYQSGGLGTPAHERVEPGMIHKANRGVLYIDEIGTMSMKTQQELLSAMQEKKYSITGQSENSSGAMVRSQAVPCDFVLVASGNIQVLEGMHIAMRSRIRGYGYEVFMKDNMPDTENNRKKLIQFVAQEVKNDGRIPHFSPDALDEIIREAKRRAGKKESLTLKLRDLGGLVRAAGDVAKEENSNLVEAEHVLTAKKYSRTLEQQIADRSISQRKEYAVFNPEGGKIGMVNGLSVIGDRSGLMLPIAAEAAPAQSRKEGKIIATGKLGEIAKESVQNVSALIKKHTGTDISQYDIHIQFLQTYDGVEGDSASVSIAAAVISAIEEIPIDQTVALTGSLSVRGDVLPIGGATSKIEAAAEAGIKKVIIPRSNMKDVMIEKKYEDEIEIIPVDTLSDVLENILIGCTEKSSLIKKMKKISSAVVDKVPNRPLNSCDAPSKS; this is encoded by the coding sequence ATGTTAGATTATGATAATATTGGAAGTACTAAAGATATTGATGTACCTCCTCTTTTAATTGATCAAGTCATTGGTCATGAAGATTCTGTTGAAACCATTAAAAAGGCAGCTAAACAAAGAAGAAATGTTCTTCTTATTGGTGATCCTGGTGTAGGTAAATCAATGATAGCTAAAGGAATGGCAGAACTTCTTCCTCCTGAAGTACTTCAAGATGTATTAGTTTATCCTAATGCTGAAGATTCAAATAATCCTTTAATTAGAACTGTTCCTTCTGGTGAGGGTAAAAAAATTGTAATGGCTAATAAAAATACTACAAAAGGTTATGAAGAGAAAAAACTTCTTGTAACAATGATTTTAATTGCAGGTGTTTTAGCTCTTGGTTTCATGTATAGAAGTCAATTAATCTTTGCAATTCTAGCTGCTGTTTTCATATTCTTTATATCAATGCAAATAAAACCAAAGAACATGACTATGGCTCCAAAATTGTTAGTTAATAATGCTGAAAAAAGATTTTCTCCATTTGAAGATGCTACTGGTGCTCATGCAGGTGCACTTCTTGGTGATGTTCGCCACGATCCATATCAATCTGGAGGTTTAGGAACTCCGGCACATGAGCGTGTTGAACCTGGTATGATTCACAAAGCTAATCGTGGAGTTTTATACATTGATGAAATTGGTACAATGTCAATGAAAACTCAACAAGAACTTCTTTCAGCTATGCAAGAGAAAAAATATTCCATTACTGGTCAAAGTGAAAATAGTAGTGGTGCAATGGTTCGTTCTCAAGCAGTTCCTTGTGATTTCGTTCTTGTAGCTTCTGGTAATATACAAGTTCTTGAAGGTATGCATATAGCTATGCGTTCTAGAATTAGAGGTTATGGTTACGAAGTCTTTATGAAAGATAATATGCCTGATACAGAAAATAATAGGAAAAAACTCATTCAATTTGTAGCTCAAGAAGTTAAAAATGATGGTAGAATTCCTCATTTCTCTCCAGATGCATTAGATGAAATAATAAGAGAAGCTAAACGTAGGGCTGGTAAAAAAGAATCTTTAACTCTCAAATTAAGAGATTTAGGAGGTCTTGTTAGAGCCGCAGGAGATGTGGCTAAAGAAGAAAATTCTAATCTTGTTGAAGCTGAGCATGTTTTAACAGCTAAAAAATACTCAAGAACTTTAGAACAGCAAATAGCTGATAGATCTATTTCCCAAAGAAAAGAATATGCTGTATTCAATCCAGAAGGTGGAAAAATTGGTATGGTTAATGGATTATCTGTTATTGGGGATAGAAGTGGTTTAATGTTACCTATAGCTGCTGAAGCAGCCCCTGCTCAGAGTAGGAAAGAAGGTAAAATTATTGCTACTGGAAAACTTGGTGAAATAGCTAAAGAATCTGTTCAAAACGTTAGTGCACTTATTAAAAAACATACTGGTACTGATATCTCACAATATGATATTCACATTCAGTTTTTACAAACTTATGATGGTGTTGAAGGAGATAGTGCAAGTGTTTCAATTGCAGCAGCTGTTATTTCAGCTATTGAAGAAATTCCAATTGATCAAACTGTTGCTTTAACTGGTTCTCTTAGTGTTCGTGGAGATGTTTTACCAATTGGTGGAGCTACTAGTAAGATTGAAGCTGCAGCTGAAGCAGGAATCAAAAAAGTCATAATTCCAAGATCTAACATGAAAGATGTCATGATTGAGAAGAAGTATGAGGATGAAATTGAAATCATTCCTGTTGATACTTTAAGTGATGTTTTAGAGAATATCCTTATTGGATGTACTGAAAAAAGTAGCTTAATTAAGAAAATGAAAAAAATTAGTAGTGCAGTAGTTGATAAAGTTCCTAATAGGCCTTTAAATAGCTGTGATGCACCTTCTAAGTCTTAA